In Verrucomicrobiia bacterium, a single window of DNA contains:
- a CDS encoding SUMF1/EgtB/PvdO family nonheme iron enzyme: MAKGLGRAQGIMSQFFKRFLAEDASRLDPGSDRFLGLGAFGKHPGWDDHIEDLGLDSESLVLAKRTLYVQGVGGQIDTGAWEKLKPAERIEEFNHVFLWQRSGQFLVGRMWSSSDGKGRTRYPMVVCAHCIGAPASWGIEQVLPRLQQVEQACRATNSAAEVRSILTRYRAQLQNALTGANPAAESPLVDSQARTRFVNEAAFGPDQQGWFRALYHLQNQMASYRPGNFDMRGDFSGLRPQHMRVPAGALGFEPSVLLWSRLLGIRVDRFVPCLFISSPAGPWLDVIAGEPSSHEFFCLRSLPAALPLVTDVPYEMDEPFKAKARSALAEFQNGKSFADLGRAEEDQPSESESGGWISATARWFRKGKGIKLFLALCGGGILLGGGAALFLRNAPGKGEHSYMPSPPTAATTASNKPGIEKPLALPPDAALTQKSNAPVQGAPGEPHEALASQQAPKPVSAPVLNTNVQSIAPLQTNAQLALAKPAPDQPVPAAPAPVTQSVPHELVVLASTAPGAVGAASAPSVAPASLPDSRDSATAAAASALRKVLTNSIGMVLVWIAGLPGTAQGGYVAKYEVTQEQFERVMGTNPSQFKDAVQPVENVTWTEAAEFCRKLTASEANGVALPGGFVYRLPSQAQWEFFLGDARFEDAITSRLAPRLSPSPVGSLAANQFGLFDVLGNVWEFCSDSDLTGKILKGAAYNNRKLFGEKASEWKPLERTTPRRLASDARSPDAGFRCIATMKGKDEG, encoded by the coding sequence GTGGCCAAAGGATTAGGCCGGGCGCAGGGGATCATGAGCCAATTTTTCAAAAGATTCTTAGCTGAGGACGCTTCGCGCCTCGATCCGGGCAGCGACCGTTTCCTCGGGTTGGGCGCTTTTGGCAAGCACCCGGGCTGGGATGATCATATCGAAGACCTTGGGTTGGACAGCGAGAGCCTGGTTTTGGCCAAACGCACGCTGTACGTCCAGGGCGTTGGCGGCCAGATCGACACCGGCGCTTGGGAGAAGCTCAAGCCCGCCGAACGCATCGAGGAATTCAACCACGTTTTTCTGTGGCAGCGTTCCGGGCAATTCCTCGTCGGCCGGATGTGGTCTTCGAGCGACGGCAAAGGGCGCACGCGCTACCCGATGGTTGTCTGCGCTCATTGTATTGGCGCGCCGGCATCGTGGGGTATCGAACAGGTGTTGCCCCGGCTGCAACAGGTCGAGCAAGCCTGCAGGGCAACCAACAGCGCCGCCGAAGTGCGCAGCATTTTAACCCGGTATCGCGCGCAGTTGCAAAATGCGCTGACAGGGGCAAATCCCGCCGCTGAATCCCCGTTAGTGGACAGCCAGGCCCGAACCCGATTTGTCAACGAAGCCGCTTTCGGGCCTGACCAGCAGGGCTGGTTCCGCGCCCTGTACCACCTGCAAAACCAGATGGCCTCTTACAGGCCGGGCAATTTCGACATGCGCGGCGATTTCTCCGGGTTGCGTCCGCAGCACATGCGGGTGCCCGCAGGGGCTTTGGGTTTTGAACCCAGCGTGCTGCTCTGGAGCCGGCTGCTCGGTATTCGGGTGGACCGTTTTGTGCCTTGCCTCTTTATTTCCTCTCCGGCTGGGCCCTGGCTGGACGTGATTGCCGGCGAACCCTCAAGCCACGAGTTCTTTTGCCTGCGCTCGTTGCCCGCAGCGTTGCCTCTGGTCACCGATGTCCCGTATGAAATGGACGAGCCCTTTAAGGCCAAAGCCAGGAGCGCGCTAGCCGAATTTCAGAATGGCAAGAGCTTTGCCGACCTGGGCCGAGCCGAAGAGGACCAGCCTTCAGAAAGCGAATCAGGCGGCTGGATTTCCGCCACCGCCCGATGGTTCCGAAAGGGCAAAGGCATCAAATTGTTTCTGGCGCTCTGTGGCGGAGGAATCCTTTTGGGAGGCGGCGCGGCTTTGTTCCTGCGCAATGCGCCCGGAAAGGGCGAACACTCCTACATGCCATCGCCCCCCACTGCCGCAACTACCGCCAGTAATAAACCAGGGATTGAGAAACCTCTCGCGCTTCCGCCCGATGCTGCGCTCACCCAGAAATCCAATGCGCCGGTTCAAGGCGCACCGGGCGAGCCACACGAAGCGCTCGCCAGCCAACAGGCGCCCAAACCCGTGTCAGCGCCGGTGCTCAATACAAACGTCCAGTCCATAGCGCCGCTTCAAACAAACGCCCAGCTTGCTCTTGCAAAACCTGCGCCCGACCAGCCTGTGCCCGCTGCGCCCGCGCCTGTTACCCAGTCTGTTCCCCACGAACTTGTGGTTCTGGCGAGTACTGCCCCCGGCGCGGTTGGAGCTGCAAGTGCCCCCTCCGTGGCGCCTGCCTCTCTACCAGACTCCAGGGACTCGGCAACCGCAGCCGCCGCTTCCGCCCTGCGAAAGGTTTTAACCAACAGCATCGGAATGGTTTTGGTTTGGATAGCAGGGCTGCCCGGCACCGCTCAGGGCGGCTATGTGGCTAAATACGAAGTTACCCAGGAACAATTTGAACGGGTCATGGGAACCAACCCCAGCCAGTTCAAAGATGCCGTGCAGCCGGTGGAAAATGTCACTTGGACTGAAGCGGCTGAGTTCTGTCGTAAACTCACCGCCTCGGAGGCCAACGGGGTTGCCTTGCCCGGCGGCTTTGTTTATCGCCTCCCTTCGCAAGCGCAGTGGGAATTCTTTCTGGGCGACGCCCGGTTCGAAGACGCCATTACCAGCCGGCTTGCGCCGCGCCTTTCCCCATCACCGGTCGGCAGCCTCGCAGCTAATCAATTCGGCCTCTTCGATGTTTTGGGTAATGTCTGGGAGTTCTGTTCCGATTCCGACCTCACCGGCAAAATATTGAAAGGCGCCGCCTATAATAACCGAAAGCTCTTCGGGGAAAAAGCGTCGGAATGGAAGCCGCTCGAGCGGACCACCCCCAGGCGGCTTGCATCGGACGCCCGCTCGCCCGACGCCGGCTTCCGTTGCATCGCAACGATGAAGGGCAAGGATGAAGGGTGA
- a CDS encoding type VI secretion protein IcmF/TssM N-terminal domain-containing protein: protein MDKFSNLPSPIKWFLGATGIVALVGAGGAAGKGSWKLLLIFAAVLVGLLLLFVGGYLLWHYWQRKKQNARLRGELQQSTTATPRGISATDMAKLDSLRKKFEDGVEAFRSRGKDLYTLPWYAIIGEPGSGKTEAVRHCNVGFPPGMHEGDNDTGYMGAGGTINMNWWFTNYAVLLDTAGRLVFEDVKPGETSEWKEFLKLLKKNRPYCPINGLLLVIPSDSLIKDSADQIAAKAGKIAQQLDVIQRVLDFRFPVYVVITKSDKINGFREFFEGLTDPQLQHQMLGWANPEPLDSPFKPEMVEKHLGVVAERLRRRRLGLMRDPVAESAPRRTDEVDSLYALPNSLLMLAPRLRRYLETIFMPGEWSAKPLFLRGIYFTSSMREGAALDQELAEAIGIAADELPEGKVWERDRAYFLRDLFMDKVFKEKGLVTRATNTSSMLRQRQMLLYASCFVALMVFVVVAWIGMRTVRSQVKDRADYWAAAKDTGWDDKGLWNRSLFRLEDEGNYSLVTNRFTFADQKMTLGEFHEKLRELSENEIQGRWTSPGLAASYNRDSKHAQRVIFETGVLKPLRDALDKTIRNPALAAMPDKLPDALAGLIRLESDVLSRRAGDTVEMDSHAAASFLGLFSKYVTGQNAADDTNLVASMAWTYSSNRFGQGVWPPAWLSETTTNHGVATNSLLQAGLDSCIRTATNTIRNVATNWTQIADLRATFDTFNRAEKDFFSASKAADADRARSALQTLRNSSAKIEPLLAQAAKNELFKSALLFNAARQTYTNQIMTYAWGAFEKIDHANTNALRKHPDYPVFAHVSNRLAATKASFSSNLANMISANDIADFNRLDAEFLAVSGNRKLFEQRFSLYDRAAKLSDDSCYANVTLQELPAKLDQVVAERADLQKAFKAYAGYASNDVAAVGDFYLDALFADAFRIEAGKAVAPVALFPLVQSSTQILPAASLDPASKLLQGIASDLATLQGSGVKGTSAWGPFVTRVHGLSKVASSLKGKEGEPLSCTITLLKPDDDAKEEEKLWRTSLRLIKLSQEGVPASLIKLQIDENQELGKITVAKPCSFQLYEAPDREAQVLSDSGEWSPLTLLFKYGGKPAGDARTWVVPRNFNRSGDPRASVMRLKLVFSQPLPDLNQWPKD from the coding sequence ATGGATAAATTCTCGAACTTGCCTTCACCGATAAAATGGTTTCTTGGGGCCACCGGCATTGTTGCCCTGGTGGGAGCCGGCGGCGCAGCCGGAAAAGGGAGTTGGAAACTGCTGTTGATATTTGCCGCCGTTCTTGTGGGTTTGCTGCTGCTTTTCGTGGGCGGCTATCTCTTGTGGCATTATTGGCAGCGCAAAAAGCAAAATGCCCGCCTGCGCGGTGAGTTGCAGCAGAGCACCACCGCCACTCCCCGCGGCATCTCGGCCACCGACATGGCCAAACTCGACAGCCTCCGCAAGAAATTCGAGGATGGGGTCGAGGCCTTCCGCTCGCGCGGCAAGGACCTCTACACCCTTCCCTGGTATGCCATCATCGGCGAACCGGGCTCGGGCAAAACCGAGGCAGTCCGCCATTGCAATGTGGGCTTCCCTCCCGGGATGCACGAAGGAGACAACGACACCGGCTATATGGGAGCGGGTGGAACCATTAACATGAATTGGTGGTTCACCAACTATGCCGTGTTGCTCGATACCGCTGGGCGTCTGGTCTTCGAAGACGTCAAGCCCGGCGAAACCAGTGAGTGGAAAGAGTTCCTCAAACTGCTCAAAAAGAACCGCCCTTATTGCCCCATTAATGGCCTGCTTCTGGTCATTCCCTCCGACAGCCTCATTAAGGACTCGGCCGACCAGATCGCCGCCAAGGCCGGCAAGATCGCCCAACAACTCGATGTCATTCAGCGCGTGCTGGATTTCCGCTTTCCGGTCTATGTTGTCATTACCAAGAGCGATAAGATCAACGGATTTCGCGAGTTCTTTGAAGGGTTGACCGACCCCCAGTTGCAGCATCAAATGCTCGGTTGGGCAAACCCCGAGCCGCTGGATTCACCGTTCAAACCCGAGATGGTCGAGAAGCACCTTGGCGTGGTGGCCGAGCGCCTGCGCCGGCGGCGGTTGGGTCTGATGCGTGACCCGGTGGCTGAAAGCGCTCCACGGCGCACCGATGAAGTCGATTCGCTCTATGCCCTGCCCAACAGCCTCCTGATGCTGGCCCCGCGCCTGCGTCGCTACCTCGAAACCATCTTCATGCCCGGTGAATGGTCTGCCAAACCGCTCTTCCTTCGCGGGATTTATTTTACCTCATCCATGCGGGAAGGCGCTGCCTTGGACCAGGAACTGGCCGAGGCGATTGGGATTGCCGCTGACGAACTGCCCGAAGGCAAGGTCTGGGAACGGGACCGGGCGTATTTCCTCCGGGACCTGTTCATGGACAAAGTGTTCAAGGAAAAGGGTCTCGTCACGCGCGCGACCAATACCAGCTCGATGTTGCGCCAGCGCCAGATGCTCCTTTATGCCAGTTGTTTCGTGGCGCTGATGGTCTTTGTTGTCGTCGCCTGGATCGGCATGCGCACCGTGCGCAGCCAGGTCAAGGACCGCGCTGATTATTGGGCCGCTGCCAAAGATACAGGATGGGATGACAAGGGCCTCTGGAACCGCTCGCTCTTCCGGCTCGAAGATGAAGGTAACTATTCCCTCGTCACCAACCGGTTCACCTTCGCGGACCAGAAAATGACCTTGGGCGAGTTCCACGAAAAACTCCGTGAGTTGTCGGAGAATGAAATTCAAGGGCGTTGGACCTCGCCGGGCCTGGCTGCGAGCTATAATCGCGACAGCAAACACGCCCAGCGTGTCATCTTCGAGACGGGTGTCCTTAAGCCGCTCCGCGACGCCCTCGATAAAACCATCCGCAACCCGGCTTTGGCTGCCATGCCCGATAAACTGCCGGACGCCCTGGCAGGCTTGATTCGCCTGGAATCGGACGTGCTCTCCCGGCGCGCCGGCGATACGGTTGAGATGGATAGCCACGCTGCAGCCAGTTTCCTGGGGCTCTTCTCCAAGTACGTCACCGGACAGAACGCCGCGGACGATACGAACCTCGTGGCGAGCATGGCCTGGACCTACTCCTCGAACCGCTTTGGACAAGGCGTCTGGCCACCTGCCTGGCTTTCTGAGACAACCACTAATCATGGCGTGGCCACCAATTCCCTCCTCCAGGCCGGCCTGGATTCTTGCATCCGCACCGCCACCAACACCATCCGCAACGTCGCCACCAACTGGACTCAGATTGCCGACCTGCGCGCCACCTTCGATACTTTCAATCGCGCCGAGAAAGATTTCTTTAGCGCCTCCAAAGCGGCAGACGCTGACCGCGCCAGAAGCGCCCTGCAGACCTTGCGCAATAGCAGCGCCAAAATCGAGCCGCTCCTGGCTCAAGCCGCCAAAAATGAACTCTTCAAGTCTGCCCTCCTGTTCAATGCCGCCCGGCAGACCTACACCAATCAAATCATGACTTACGCCTGGGGCGCCTTTGAAAAGATCGACCACGCCAATACCAATGCATTGCGCAAACATCCCGATTACCCCGTCTTTGCCCATGTCTCCAACCGCTTGGCGGCCACGAAAGCCTCTTTTAGCTCGAACCTGGCCAATATGATTTCCGCCAATGACATCGCGGACTTTAACCGCTTGGATGCGGAATTTTTGGCGGTATCTGGAAATCGGAAACTCTTTGAACAGCGTTTCAGTCTCTATGATCGCGCCGCCAAACTCTCCGATGACAGTTGCTACGCCAATGTGACCCTGCAGGAGTTGCCGGCCAAGCTGGATCAGGTTGTGGCCGAGCGCGCCGATTTGCAGAAGGCATTCAAGGCGTACGCCGGTTATGCCAGCAACGACGTGGCGGCTGTGGGTGATTTCTATCTGGATGCGTTGTTTGCCGATGCATTCCGCATCGAGGCCGGCAAAGCAGTGGCCCCCGTTGCCCTGTTCCCCTTGGTTCAAAGCTCCACCCAAATACTGCCTGCCGCAAGCCTCGACCCCGCATCCAAACTGTTGCAAGGCATTGCCTCGGATTTAGCAACTCTGCAGGGTTCGGGCGTTAAAGGCACTTCGGCCTGGGGCCCCTTTGTCACGCGGGTCCATGGGTTGAGCAAAGTCGCCTCGTCCCTCAAGGGGAAAGAGGGCGAACCGCTTTCCTGCACCATTACTCTGCTCAAGCCCGATGATGACGCAAAAGAGGAGGAAAAGTTGTGGCGAACCAGCCTGCGCTTAATCAAGCTGTCGCAGGAGGGAGTGCCCGCCAGCCTCATCAAACTCCAAATCGATGAAAACCAGGAACTCGGCAAAATCACCGTCGCCAAACCGTGCAGCTTCCAATTGTATGAGGCCCCGGACCGCGAGGCCCAGGTGTTGAGCGATTCGGGCGAGTGGAGCCCGCTAACTTTGCTCTTTAAGTATGGAGGAAAACCTGCTGGCGATGCCCGAACCTGGGTCGTGCCCAGGAATTTCAATCGCTCTGGCGACCCGCGCGCCAGCGTTATGCGATTGAAACTGGTTTTCAGCCAGCCTTTGCCCGACCTGAACCAGTGGCCAAAGGATTAG
- a CDS encoding DotU family type IV/VI secretion system protein, whose translation MTLLELTEPLFQYVCRLNRVGRKSGVAPTGETTFLTKGAALPRGVSLDYAVVRSEIKAIFEDMQQRAASDFRLSSQIKKVELPLLFFVDAIISESGLRFAAQWNQNRLGYERNELAGDEKFFDLLDEDLKDSSDEASERLAVFYVCIGLGFSGIYFRQPELLRKTMFTIAPRIKRWLETDEMAKMCPDAYEGVDTRDLTEPPSRKVLVISMIFLALIFACVASYVWLYHRARADLNDSFAEIAKHQITAQPK comes from the coding sequence ATGACACTCCTGGAATTAACCGAACCGCTCTTTCAATACGTTTGCCGGCTCAATCGCGTTGGCCGCAAGTCCGGCGTCGCCCCGACCGGCGAAACCACCTTCTTGACCAAAGGCGCCGCCCTGCCGCGCGGCGTGAGCCTCGATTACGCGGTCGTCCGCAGCGAGATCAAAGCCATCTTCGAGGACATGCAGCAACGGGCCGCGAGCGACTTCCGCCTGAGCAGCCAAATCAAAAAAGTCGAACTCCCCCTCCTGTTCTTCGTCGATGCTATCATCTCCGAAAGCGGCCTGCGCTTTGCCGCGCAATGGAATCAAAATCGCCTGGGATACGAACGCAATGAATTGGCCGGGGACGAGAAGTTTTTTGATTTGCTCGATGAGGATTTAAAGGACTCGAGCGACGAGGCCTCGGAGCGGCTGGCGGTGTTTTATGTCTGCATCGGCTTGGGTTTCAGCGGGATTTACTTCCGCCAGCCCGAATTGCTGCGCAAGACCATGTTCACCATCGCCCCGCGCATCAAGCGCTGGCTGGAAACCGATGAAATGGCCAAAATGTGCCCCGATGCCTACGAAGGCGTCGATACACGGGACCTGACGGAGCCCCCGAGCCGCAAGGTGTTGGTCATCAGCATGATTTTTCTCGCCCTGATTTTTGCCTGTGTCGCCTCCTATGTCTGGCTCTACCACAGGGCCAGGGCCGACCTCAATGATTCCTTCGCCGAGATCGCCAAACACCAGATCACGGCACAGCCCAAGTAA